Below is a window of Impatiens glandulifera chromosome 2, dImpGla2.1, whole genome shotgun sequence DNA.
GCAGCTGCCACGGCACTGTTTGTGGTTGCAGGGATCGAGTTCAGCAAGAGAATTGTGAGTTTTATCTGATTCTGTAAGCACTTGCACCTTATCATAATAATGTGGGGAAACAGTTATATCCAAGACAATTGATCTTGTGCTTTAATGTTTTATCTTTTGGGTTGTTCAGGTAGCTCAACAAAGATGTGAAGTATGTAAGGGATCGGGGCTTGTTTTGAGGGACAGAAAATATTATTTCCGATGCCCTGGTTGGTTGTGGTACAATTCTCATTCCCTACCCTTTGCTGGCCTAAGTAGAGTATGCACTGGTTCATACTGAATGCTTTTCTCGCAAAGTTTAGAGAAATGGCATATAGCCatgcatgtatgtttgtgtcTGATTCTGCTTTAGTACTCTGAATACAAGATGTTGGTTGTATAATGCATGATATGGAGACGAAGAATTGAAAGATTGAAATTAATATTAGGCAGCGTgaactataataataaataaactgtCAGTTGAAAACAACAACGAAACAAGGAATGATGGCATTTGGGTTTTTCACAATGAAGGACTCTGGGTTGGGAGCAGCTCCCCTAATTACAACCGAATCATAGTCCTTGTTGAAATCTCCTCCTCCATCACCGATTTGTCCTGCTATGGTGCGACAAACTATAACTGCCCGTTTAGtgttatgattattttttagcTTGTGGTCAACATTCTGGGTAGGGGATTCCCAACTGGTTGTATTCAATCGAATTCCCTGAGTTGTAAGATCATAATTGGTCTTGAAACCAGATTGAATAGTGCGGCAGACTTGACAATGAGGGTCATTACAGAGGTTGGATAAAGAAATTGAACTGAAAGAAGAGCAGTTGGTAGTCGTGCCATAGAATAGTAATAACTCATTCCCATCCACCATGATCCTTGGATGCCGCTGCTCAGTAGTGTatccttcttctcctcctcgtcGGGGGAATGTTTTCCCTTTCACTTCCTCCCTGTACTTTTCAAAACTTGCCACCATCTGTGTTGAGAGGTTTACCTTAAGGACTTTTGCTATGTTTCTCTTTTTTTGACTGGAATTGTATTTTGTTGTTGATGTGGATATGATGATTCTTTCAATCACATTCCTGGGTGAGTCTCCTACATTTAACTCTGTTTAACCACCACAAGAACTGATTAGTAATAGTTATAAGCTGCTAGTGATAAATGTAATTGGTGATTTTGATAAAGATAGATGATTACTTACCAGTGTATGAATAGCCGTCATAGGGAGCACAATTTGGGCTTAATGTGGTATAGGTAGAGGtgttggatttggatttggatttggataTGAAGTAATTAATGTGGTCTTTCTTATGGTTCATAATTACATCAGTTGCTGCTTTACCCTTGCAATGAACAACACTCTGCTTCAGTGACACCCATATACCttgcattttcttcttcttttctattTGTCTGACTATTTATTTATGGGTAGGAAGCAGAAGAGCTCCAGTTATATTGGGTTGTGAAAGAAAggtaatgaatggataaaacttgGGTGGAGAAGTTGGGGAAAACGTGCATGCTCAGACGTGCACATTTAAGGGGTaaagcaaagacaaaagttgtgattaaatgtttttgttgtcTAGTGTGTAGTGAATTTAATAGATGAGATAATTAGAGAACAAAACTAACTCTCAGCCCATTTTGTTCTTTTCTTTTCGCCTCTGTACTGTTGTTCCACCAGagctaatatatatagtcaactaCTT
It encodes the following:
- the LOC124926717 gene encoding uncharacterized protein LOC124926717, whose product is MQGIWVSLKQSVVHCKGKAATDVIMNHKKDHINYFISKSKSKSNTSTYTTLSPNCAPYDGYSYTELNVGDSPRNVIERIIISTSTTKYNSSQKKRNIAKVLKVNLSTQMVASFEKYREEVKGKTFPRRGGEEGYTTEQRHPRIMVDGNELLLFYGTTTNCSSFSSISLSNLCNDPHCQVCRTIQSGFKTNYDLTTQGIRLNTTSWESPTQNVDHKLKNNHNTKRAVIVCRTIAGQIGDGGGDFNKDYDSVVIRGAAPNPESFIVKNPNAIIPCFVVVFN